From the Phycisphaerales bacterium AB-hyl4 genome, one window contains:
- a CDS encoding RluA family pseudouridine synthase, which yields MARQQLQLESSDAGGRLDRVLARRLGLSRRAVWGLLREGGVQCDGQVMSLRDKGRAVSGGQRVMVGSAVPPGARRAIANPQLALKVAAAGRDWVIADKPSGMPVHPLEPSETRTLLNAVIARWPRLHGVGEGGLRSGVAHRLDVDTSGLVLLALTEGRWQQFRKAFAEHRIEKRYLALVHGRVGDDGEAVMDLAITQHRPARVRVVERGHADSRRCSLAWQVRERFADATLLEVELHTGFLHQIRVMLAHLGHAVVGDAVYAEVGAAAPRLMLHACRLAVDDQVRAQAEVPSAFAAVLGRAGA from the coding sequence ATGGCAAGGCAACAGCTTCAACTGGAATCGTCGGATGCGGGCGGTCGGCTGGACCGGGTGTTGGCGCGGCGGCTGGGCCTGTCACGCCGAGCGGTGTGGGGGCTGCTGCGCGAGGGGGGCGTGCAATGCGATGGGCAGGTGATGAGCCTGCGCGACAAGGGGCGGGCGGTCAGCGGCGGGCAGCGGGTGATGGTGGGGTCGGCCGTGCCGCCGGGGGCGCGTCGGGCGATTGCGAATCCGCAGTTGGCGTTGAAGGTGGCGGCGGCGGGGCGGGACTGGGTGATCGCGGACAAGCCCAGCGGCATGCCGGTGCACCCGCTTGAGCCGAGCGAGACGCGGACGCTGCTCAATGCGGTGATCGCGCGATGGCCGAGGCTGCATGGCGTGGGTGAGGGCGGGCTGCGGAGCGGGGTGGCCCATCGGCTGGATGTGGATACGTCGGGGCTGGTGCTGCTGGCGTTGACGGAGGGACGTTGGCAGCAGTTTCGCAAGGCGTTTGCGGAGCATCGCATCGAGAAGCGCTACCTCGCGCTCGTGCACGGCCGCGTTGGTGACGACGGCGAGGCGGTGATGGACCTGGCCATTACCCAGCACCGGCCGGCCCGCGTGCGCGTGGTCGAGCGGGGGCACGCCGACAGCCGCCGTTGTTCGCTGGCGTGGCAGGTGCGTGAGCGGTTCGCTGACGCGACGCTGCTTGAAGTTGAACTGCATACGGGGTTTCTGCACCAGATTCGGGTGATGCTCGCGCACCTGGGGCATGCGGTGGTGGGCGATGCGGTTTACGCCGAGGTGGGGGCGGCTGCGCCGCGGTTGATGTTGCATGCCTGTCGGCTGGCGGTGGATGATCAGGTGCGGGCGCAGGCGGAGGTGCCGTCGGCGTTCGCGGCCGTGCTCGGCCGAGCGGGTGCGTGA
- the cysK gene encoding cysteine synthase A, with the protein MTTSADQDTRLLHGRTYSNAIETTYNTPLVKLNRVAPEGATVLVKLEFFNPMSSVKDRIGRAMIEAAEEAGTIDKNTHIIEPTSGNTGIALAFVCAAKGYKLTLTMPESMSLERRALLRALGAELVLTPAANGMKGAIAKAAEMVTTTDNAWMPQQFENPANPEVHYRTTGAEIWNDTNGKADMIVAGVGTGGTVTGVTRYFRDKGKSDFTAITVEPTDSPVIKQTLEKQEVKPGPHKIQGIGAGFVPKNLDISVVSDSVVVSNDEAFEWARKVASQEAIFGGISTGANICAACQVAARPENKGKTIVTIAPSFGERYLSTPLFEGLTG; encoded by the coding sequence ATGACCACCAGCGCCGATCAGGACACCCGTCTGTTGCACGGGCGTACGTATAGCAATGCCATTGAAACGACCTACAACACCCCGTTGGTCAAGCTGAACCGGGTGGCGCCGGAGGGCGCGACGGTGCTGGTGAAGCTGGAGTTCTTCAACCCGATGTCGAGCGTGAAAGACCGCATCGGGCGGGCGATGATCGAGGCCGCGGAGGAAGCGGGCACGATCGACAAGAATACGCACATCATCGAGCCGACGTCGGGCAACACGGGGATCGCACTGGCGTTTGTGTGTGCGGCCAAGGGTTACAAGCTGACGCTGACGATGCCGGAGTCGATGAGCCTGGAACGGCGCGCGCTGCTGCGGGCGCTGGGGGCCGAGCTTGTGCTCACGCCGGCCGCCAATGGCATGAAGGGCGCGATTGCCAAGGCCGCCGAGATGGTGACCACGACGGACAACGCGTGGATGCCTCAGCAGTTTGAAAACCCCGCCAACCCGGAAGTGCACTACCGGACGACGGGCGCGGAGATCTGGAACGACACGAACGGCAAGGCCGACATGATCGTCGCCGGCGTCGGTACGGGCGGCACGGTCACTGGCGTGACCCGCTACTTCCGCGATAAGGGCAAGAGCGACTTCACCGCGATCACCGTTGAGCCGACTGATTCGCCGGTGATCAAGCAGACGCTTGAGAAGCAGGAAGTCAAGCCGGGCCCGCATAAGATCCAGGGCATCGGCGCGGGCTTTGTGCCGAAGAACCTCGATATCTCGGTCGTGTCCGACTCGGTGGTCGTCTCGAACGACGAGGCGTTTGAGTGGGCGCGCAAGGTTGCCAGCCAGGAGGCGATCTTCGGCGGCATCAGCACGGGTGCCAACATCTGCGCCGCCTGCCAGGTCGCCGCCCGACCGGAAAACAAGGGCAAGACCATCGTCACCATCGCGCCAAGCTTCGGCGAGCGCTATCTCTCGACGCCGCTGTTCGAAGGACTCACCGGCTGA
- a CDS encoding HTTM domain-containing protein yields the protein MNDRPPSKPLTWKLWLTQPLAEWREWWFQPVPLMRLALVRIVFVACHLIFFFPSLARQQRLVSHNESFIDPQVLIAMIVAIVPESMFRTVEMITFIWIITLLAGVAALVGLFTRASLFVLAAGTATLVAHGFSYGVQHHPEALFTIALFVMAFSPCGAVLSVDAWRAARRRADGVPADLGAQQRRQMSSNALWPLLCIQCLLALAYLNAGVCKIYMGGLQWFDGYTMQMHLLQDAIRWDRPMGLWVAQQWWLALVISFFAVGFEVAFPLVLFWRRLVPWFLVMGLGMHIGIFALQAAPFWQFMVLYMAFLPVERVWDWARRGRGVMIQPTTSAG from the coding sequence ATGAATGATCGTCCGCCGAGCAAGCCGTTGACGTGGAAGCTGTGGCTGACGCAGCCGCTGGCCGAGTGGCGGGAGTGGTGGTTTCAGCCCGTACCGTTGATGCGGTTGGCGCTGGTGCGGATCGTCTTCGTGGCTTGTCACCTGATCTTTTTCTTCCCATCGCTGGCAAGGCAGCAGCGGCTGGTCAGCCACAACGAAAGTTTCATCGACCCGCAGGTGTTGATCGCGATGATCGTGGCAATCGTGCCCGAGTCGATGTTCCGCACGGTCGAAATGATTACTTTCATATGGATCATCACACTATTGGCAGGCGTGGCGGCGCTGGTGGGGCTGTTCACGCGAGCGAGCCTGTTCGTGCTCGCGGCGGGTACGGCGACCTTGGTGGCCCATGGGTTTTCCTACGGCGTCCAGCATCACCCCGAAGCATTGTTCACGATCGCGCTGTTTGTCATGGCGTTTTCGCCTTGCGGAGCGGTACTGTCGGTCGATGCATGGCGAGCGGCGCGGAGGCGAGCGGACGGCGTGCCCGCAGATCTCGGCGCACAGCAGCGACGACAAATGTCGAGCAACGCGTTGTGGCCGCTGCTGTGCATTCAATGTCTACTGGCGCTGGCGTATCTCAATGCGGGCGTGTGCAAGATCTACATGGGTGGCCTGCAGTGGTTTGACGGCTACACGATGCAGATGCATCTGCTTCAGGACGCGATCCGCTGGGATCGGCCGATGGGGTTGTGGGTTGCGCAGCAGTGGTGGCTTGCGTTGGTGATCTCGTTTTTCGCGGTGGGGTTTGAAGTGGCGTTTCCGCTGGTGCTTTTCTGGCGTCGACTCGTGCCGTGGTTTCTCGTGATGGGGCTGGGCATGCACATCGGCATCTTCGCGCTGCAGGCGGCGCCGTTCTGGCAGTTCATGGTGCTCTACATGGCGTTCCTGCCGGTCGAACGCGTATGGGACTGGGCGCGGCGAGGGCGGGGAGTGATGATTCAGCCGACGACGAGCGCAGGGTGA
- a CDS encoding response regulator has translation MGIRSAQPRTAERCRVLIVDDHPIVRRGLGQLIDRESDMELIGEADSPSSALDAVEALSPHVVVADLSFEGLDGIELIKDLRARHPGLPVLVLSMHDESFYAQRVLKAGAMGYLMKQEGVEQVVDGIRSVREGRVFLSNRMSQALLSRMTGGSNRPPTYGVESLTDRELEVLRLIGQGRSTRQIAEQLHLSIKTIETHRENIKQKLRLENASQLMQYAVRFAIEPT, from the coding sequence ATGGGTATTCGAAGCGCACAACCCAGGACGGCCGAGCGATGTCGCGTATTGATCGTTGATGACCATCCAATCGTCCGCCGCGGGCTGGGCCAGTTGATCGACCGGGAATCCGACATGGAACTGATCGGCGAAGCCGACTCGCCCTCCTCCGCGCTCGATGCGGTGGAAGCGCTTTCGCCGCACGTCGTCGTCGCCGACCTCTCGTTCGAGGGGCTCGACGGCATTGAACTGATCAAAGACCTGCGCGCCCGCCACCCCGGCCTGCCCGTGCTCGTGCTCTCGATGCACGACGAATCGTTCTACGCCCAGCGCGTGCTCAAAGCCGGTGCGATGGGCTACCTCATGAAACAGGAAGGCGTCGAACAAGTGGTCGACGGCATCCGCTCCGTGCGCGAAGGGCGCGTGTTCCTGAGCAACCGCATGTCCCAGGCGCTGCTCTCACGCATGACCGGCGGCTCGAACCGCCCGCCAACCTACGGCGTTGAGTCGCTCACCGACCGCGAGTTGGAAGTGCTCCGACTCATCGGCCAGGGTCGCTCCACCCGCCAGATCGCCGAGCAACTGCACCTGAGCATCAAGACGATCGAAACACATCGCGAAAACATCAAGCAGAAGCTTCGCCTGGAGAACGCATCCCAGTTGATGCAGTATGCCGTCCGCTTTGCCATCGAACCCACATGA
- a CDS encoding metallophosphoesterase produces the protein MKIGVISDTHDRLTTFRRAMSLFQRMQVEAIFHAGDFIAPFAAKLIAPAAVKVPVHVVYGNNDGERKGLKGVLPQLQDGPLKVELAGRRIVMEHFIDWLKPADIAGADVIITGHTHEVVNETKDGKLYLNPGECCGWVNDRCTVALLDLATMQAEIVEIHE, from the coding sequence ATGAAAATCGGCGTCATCAGCGACACGCACGACCGTCTGACCACGTTCCGCAGGGCGATGAGCCTGTTCCAGCGGATGCAGGTGGAGGCGATCTTTCACGCAGGGGACTTCATCGCCCCTTTCGCAGCCAAGCTCATCGCCCCCGCTGCGGTGAAGGTGCCGGTCCATGTGGTCTACGGCAATAACGATGGCGAACGCAAGGGGCTCAAGGGTGTGCTCCCGCAGTTGCAGGACGGCCCGCTGAAGGTCGAGCTCGCCGGTCGGCGGATCGTGATGGAGCATTTCATCGACTGGCTGAAGCCCGCCGACATCGCCGGGGCGGACGTGATCATCACCGGCCACACGCACGAAGTGGTCAACGAAACCAAGGACGGCAAGCTGTACCTGAACCCCGGCGAATGCTGCGGCTGGGTCAACGACCGCTGCACCGTCGCCCTGCTGGACCTCGCGACGATGCAGGCCGAGATTGTGGAAATCCACGAGTAG
- the carB gene encoding carbamoyl-phosphate synthase large subunit produces the protein MPKRHDIKTILIIGSGPIVIGQGCEFDYSGTQACKALREEGYQVVLVNSNPATIMTDPEFSDRTYIEPITPEAVTKIIEKEQNGQYHIDALLPTLGGQTALNCACQMYDDGTLEKFGIEMIGATREVIYRAEDRKAFKDIVEGIGLAMPAAGTANTMAEANDVLERTGLPAIIRPAFTLGGTGGGIAYNREEFEDIVRRGLDASMTKQVLIDRSLIGWKEYELEVMRDHDDNVVIICSIENIDAMGVHTGDSITVAPAQTLTDKEYQRMRDASQAIIRAVGVETGGCNIQFAINPADGEMVVVEMNPRVSRSSALASKATGFAIAKIAAKLAVGYTLWELPNDITGKTVACFEPTIDYVVTKIPRWTFEKFPEADETLTTQMKSVGEAMSIGRTFKESLQKGIRSMEVKRFGLGLDANDKWLNAKRDKKNADGSRVEWPIDHGKLRRKLIQPSQGRMYYVRYAFKMGWSIEHVHDHTHIDPWFLDQIKQLVDFEDVLTRYEKLEDVPQDVLFKAKQYGYSDMQLANLYFGAITTNNILKVRARRLELDVKPVYKLVDTCAAEFEAATPYYYSTYERPIRTMNGGGESGQAKSGGAKPSHGHGWALSADDEIRVTDKKKVIILGGGPNRIGQGIEFDYCCVQAAFAANELGYESVMVNSNPETVSTDYDTSDLLFFEPLTLEDVLNICERLNGAPLGEPGNLHGVIVQFGGQTPLNLAHGLEQAGVPIIGTSVDSIDLAEDRERFGKLIGKLGIEQPEHGIAFNADEAVKVAEQIAYPVLVRPSFVLGGRAMETVFDEDQLRHYMQIALGASDLENQPILVDDFLADAIECDVDVVADYGRAGSADGNTALVCGVMEHIEEAGIHSGDSACAIPPHSLPPAMVEQLKEQSRKLAAALKVHGLMNVQWAIRKTNGKHEVFVLEVNPRASRTVPFVSKATGMPWARLAAKVMIEKQLTELGVTEEVTPKHTSVKESVFPFAKFPGVDVILGPEMRSTGECMGADPTFPIAFAKSQMSAGVKLPQEGKVFLSVRESDKPAVLPIAKKLVAMGFDVLTTGGTHRLLNEHGIVTTRLQKISEGRPNAVDLIKNGELALIINTPTRKGLKTDEGKLRATAVRFNVPMITTVTGAAAAVQAIDALRSGQWQVRALQDYFPTLTEDAPKPAAVPG, from the coding sequence ATGCCTAAACGTCACGACATCAAGACCATCCTCATTATCGGCTCGGGCCCGATCGTCATCGGCCAGGGTTGTGAGTTCGACTACTCCGGCACGCAGGCCTGCAAAGCACTCCGCGAGGAGGGCTACCAGGTCGTGCTCGTCAACTCCAACCCGGCCACGATCATGACCGATCCGGAGTTTTCCGACCGCACGTACATCGAGCCGATCACGCCCGAGGCGGTCACGAAGATCATCGAAAAAGAGCAGAACGGCCAGTACCACATTGACGCGCTGCTGCCCACGCTCGGCGGACAGACCGCGCTGAACTGCGCCTGCCAGATGTACGACGACGGGACGCTTGAAAAGTTCGGCATTGAAATGATCGGCGCGACCCGCGAGGTCATCTATCGCGCGGAAGACCGCAAGGCTTTCAAGGATATCGTCGAAGGCATCGGCCTCGCCATGCCCGCGGCGGGCACGGCCAACACCATGGCTGAGGCCAACGATGTCCTCGAACGTACGGGCCTGCCCGCGATCATTCGGCCGGCTTTCACTCTCGGCGGCACGGGCGGCGGCATTGCCTACAACCGCGAAGAGTTCGAAGACATCGTCCGACGCGGCCTCGACGCGTCGATGACCAAGCAGGTGCTCATCGACCGGTCGCTCATCGGCTGGAAGGAATACGAACTTGAAGTCATGCGCGACCACGACGACAACGTCGTCATCATCTGCTCGATTGAAAACATCGACGCGATGGGCGTGCACACCGGCGATTCGATCACGGTCGCGCCGGCCCAGACGCTGACGGATAAAGAGTATCAGCGGATGCGCGATGCTTCGCAGGCGATCATCCGCGCCGTGGGCGTCGAGACCGGCGGGTGCAATATTCAGTTCGCGATCAACCCGGCTGACGGGGAGATGGTCGTGGTCGAAATGAACCCGCGCGTGTCGCGTTCGTCGGCGCTGGCGTCGAAAGCGACCGGCTTTGCGATCGCGAAGATCGCGGCGAAGCTGGCGGTGGGCTATACGCTGTGGGAGCTGCCGAACGACATCACGGGCAAGACGGTCGCGTGCTTTGAGCCGACGATCGACTATGTGGTGACGAAGATTCCGCGATGGACGTTTGAAAAATTCCCCGAAGCGGACGAAACGCTGACGACGCAGATGAAGTCGGTTGGCGAAGCGATGAGCATCGGGCGCACGTTCAAAGAGTCATTGCAAAAGGGCATCCGTTCGATGGAGGTCAAGCGGTTCGGGCTTGGCCTGGATGCGAATGACAAGTGGCTGAATGCCAAGCGGGACAAGAAGAATGCGGACGGTTCGCGGGTGGAGTGGCCGATCGATCACGGCAAGCTCCGTCGTAAGCTGATTCAGCCATCGCAGGGTCGAATGTATTACGTCCGCTACGCGTTCAAGATGGGCTGGAGCATCGAGCACGTACACGACCACACGCACATCGACCCGTGGTTCCTCGATCAGATCAAGCAGTTGGTCGACTTTGAAGACGTGCTCACGCGATATGAAAAGCTCGAAGACGTGCCGCAGGATGTACTGTTCAAGGCCAAGCAGTATGGCTACTCGGACATGCAGCTTGCGAACCTTTACTTCGGCGCGATCACGACGAACAACATACTCAAGGTCCGTGCCCGCCGACTGGAACTGGACGTGAAGCCGGTTTACAAGCTGGTGGATACGTGTGCGGCGGAGTTTGAGGCGGCGACGCCTTACTATTATTCGACGTATGAACGGCCGATTCGGACGATGAATGGTGGGGGGGAGTCGGGGCAGGCAAAGTCGGGTGGGGCAAAGCCCAGCCATGGCCATGGCTGGGCTTTAAGTGCTGATGATGAGATTCGGGTCACTGACAAGAAGAAGGTCATCATCCTCGGCGGCGGGCCCAACCGGATCGGGCAGGGCATTGAGTTTGATTACTGCTGTGTGCAGGCCGCCTTCGCTGCGAACGAACTCGGCTACGAGTCGGTCATGGTCAACTCCAACCCGGAGACCGTGTCGACGGATTATGACACCAGCGACCTGCTGTTCTTCGAGCCGTTGACGCTTGAAGATGTGCTGAACATCTGCGAACGGCTCAACGGTGCGCCGCTTGGCGAGCCGGGCAACCTGCATGGCGTGATCGTGCAGTTCGGCGGACAGACGCCGTTGAACCTCGCGCATGGGCTGGAGCAGGCGGGCGTGCCGATCATCGGCACGAGTGTCGACTCGATCGACCTTGCCGAAGACCGCGAACGCTTCGGCAAGCTCATCGGCAAGCTCGGTATCGAGCAGCCGGAGCACGGCATCGCCTTCAATGCGGACGAAGCGGTCAAGGTGGCCGAGCAGATCGCGTACCCCGTGCTCGTTCGGCCGAGCTTCGTGCTTGGCGGCCGGGCGATGGAGACGGTGTTCGACGAAGACCAGCTTCGCCACTACATGCAGATCGCGCTGGGCGCGAGTGATCTGGAGAATCAGCCGATCCTGGTGGACGATTTTCTCGCGGACGCGATTGAATGCGACGTCGACGTGGTGGCGGACTATGGGCGCGCGGGTTCTGCTGACGGCAACACCGCGCTGGTCTGCGGCGTGATGGAACATATCGAGGAGGCTGGCATTCACTCGGGCGACTCCGCCTGCGCGATTCCGCCACACTCGCTGCCGCCGGCGATGGTTGAGCAGCTTAAGGAGCAGTCACGCAAGCTTGCTGCGGCCCTCAAGGTGCACGGCCTGATGAACGTGCAATGGGCCATCCGCAAGACCAACGGCAAACACGAAGTGTTCGTGCTCGAAGTCAACCCGCGCGCGTCGCGGACCGTGCCGTTTGTCAGCAAGGCGACCGGCATGCCGTGGGCCCGCCTCGCGGCGAAGGTGATGATCGAAAAGCAGCTCACCGAGTTGGGCGTGACGGAAGAGGTTACGCCGAAGCATACGTCGGTGAAAGAGTCGGTCTTCCCGTTCGCGAAGTTCCCCGGCGTGGACGTGATCCTCGGCCCGGAGATGCGATCAACGGGCGAGTGCATGGGCGCCGACCCGACGTTCCCCATCGCGTTCGCCAAGAGCCAGATGTCCGCCGGCGTGAAGCTGCCGCAGGAAGGCAAGGTCTTTCTGTCCGTGCGAGAGAGTGATAAGCCGGCGGTGCTGCCGATCGCGAAGAAGCTTGTCGCGATGGGCTTCGACGTGCTCACCACCGGCGGTACGCATCGCCTGCTCAACGAGCACGGCATCGTCACCACCCGCCTGCAGAAGATCAGCGAAGGTCGGCCCAACGCGGTGGACCTGATCAAGAACGGCGAACTGGCGTTGATCATCAACACGCCCACACGCAAGGGGCTGAAGACCGACGAAGGCAAGCTTCGCGCGACGGCGGTGCGTTTCAACGTACCGATGATCACGACCGTCACCGGCGCGGCCGCGGCGGTGCAGGCGATCGACGCCCTGCGCAGCGGCCAGTGGCAGGTCCGCGCATTGCAGGACTACTTCCCCACACTGACCGAGGACGCTCCCAAGCCCGCTGCCGTTCCGGGGTGA
- the nagB gene encoding glucosamine-6-phosphate deaminase: protein MPRSLSTYDPTRQRERVTAHVYAQPAEVNRAVAGTIAKLIRERAETGKPCVLGLATGSTPVGVYDELIRLHREEGLSFKNVVTFNLDEYFPMQPEALQSYRRFMQEHLFDHVDIDPANVHIPDGTLPADEVAQYCADYERKIEEAGGLDLQLLGIGRTGHIGFNEPGSPKDSPTRLIWLDKLTRLDAASDFFGYEHVPSRAITMGVGSIFTAKRVILMAFGEGKAPVIARAVEGEISANLPASYLQEHPQAEFWLDEAAAAELTRFKRPWLLGPVHWTDARIRQAVIWLARDIDKPVLKLTDEDYNEHGLQELIAEHGPAYDINRQVFRTLQQTITGWPGGKPRDAREPGDVLRPADDVYPKRVLIFSPHPDDDVISMGGTLIRLVDQGHEVHVAYQTSGNIAVFDDDAIRFADFAAEFNEMFGIDHKRSTELEQHVETALKNKKPGHVDSNEVQRLKGLIRRGEARAAGRSCGVPIENLHFMDLPFYETGKVRKKPLGEDDIKLTLDLLNRIKPHQVYAAGDLSDPHGTHRTCLNAVMEAVRRASSESWAKQCEVWLYRGAWQEWEPEKIEMAVPLSPQEMLRKRTAIFKHESQKDKALFPGIDPREFWQRAEDRNMATAKLYDQLGLAEYEAIEGFVRWHPTDEPAKAAAAGTASASV from the coding sequence ATGCCCAGATCCCTGTCGACTTATGACCCGACCCGCCAACGTGAACGCGTGACGGCGCATGTTTATGCTCAACCTGCGGAGGTCAACCGGGCCGTGGCGGGCACGATCGCCAAGCTGATTCGCGAGCGGGCCGAGACGGGCAAGCCCTGTGTGCTCGGGCTGGCGACCGGCTCGACGCCGGTGGGCGTATATGACGAACTGATCCGCCTGCATCGCGAAGAGGGGCTTTCGTTCAAGAACGTCGTCACGTTCAACCTTGACGAATATTTTCCCATGCAGCCCGAAGCGTTGCAGAGCTATCGGCGGTTCATGCAGGAGCACCTGTTTGACCACGTCGACATCGACCCGGCCAACGTGCACATTCCCGACGGCACGCTGCCGGCGGACGAGGTTGCCCAGTATTGCGCCGACTACGAGCGGAAGATCGAGGAGGCCGGCGGGCTGGATCTGCAACTGCTCGGCATCGGGCGAACGGGGCACATCGGCTTCAACGAGCCGGGCTCGCCTAAGGACAGCCCGACCCGCCTCATCTGGCTGGACAAGCTGACCCGCCTCGACGCGGCGAGTGATTTCTTCGGCTATGAACACGTGCCCAGCCGGGCGATCACGATGGGCGTGGGCTCGATCTTCACCGCCAAGCGCGTCATCCTCATGGCGTTCGGCGAAGGCAAGGCCCCGGTCATCGCCCGCGCGGTGGAAGGTGAAATTTCGGCCAACCTGCCTGCCAGTTATCTGCAGGAACATCCGCAGGCCGAGTTCTGGCTTGACGAAGCCGCCGCCGCGGAGCTGACGCGCTTCAAGCGGCCGTGGCTGCTTGGCCCGGTGCACTGGACGGACGCCCGCATTCGCCAGGCGGTCATCTGGCTGGCACGCGACATCGACAAGCCCGTGCTCAAACTCACGGACGAGGACTACAACGAACACGGCTTGCAGGAGCTCATCGCTGAGCACGGCCCGGCGTACGACATTAACCGCCAGGTCTTCCGCACACTCCAGCAGACCATTACCGGCTGGCCCGGCGGCAAGCCGCGCGACGCGCGCGAGCCTGGCGACGTGCTTCGACCGGCGGACGACGTCTACCCCAAGCGCGTGCTCATCTTCTCGCCACATCCGGACGACGATGTGATCTCGATGGGCGGCACGCTCATCCGCCTTGTCGATCAGGGGCATGAGGTGCACGTGGCGTATCAGACGTCGGGCAACATTGCAGTGTTCGATGATGACGCGATCCGCTTCGCTGACTTTGCCGCCGAGTTCAATGAGATGTTCGGCATCGACCACAAGCGCTCCACGGAACTGGAGCAGCACGTCGAAACGGCGCTGAAGAACAAGAAGCCCGGCCACGTAGACTCGAACGAAGTGCAGCGGCTGAAGGGGCTGATCCGTCGCGGCGAGGCGCGTGCCGCCGGCCGATCGTGTGGGGTTCCGATTGAGAACCTGCACTTCATGGACCTGCCGTTCTACGAAACGGGTAAGGTTCGCAAGAAGCCGTTGGGCGAAGATGACATCAAGCTGACGCTCGATCTGCTGAACCGGATCAAGCCGCATCAGGTTTACGCGGCAGGCGATCTGTCGGACCCGCATGGTACGCACCGCACTTGCCTGAACGCCGTGATGGAAGCCGTCCGTCGGGCGAGCAGTGAGTCGTGGGCGAAGCAGTGCGAGGTCTGGCTGTATCGCGGGGCGTGGCAGGAGTGGGAGCCGGAGAAGATCGAGATGGCAGTGCCGCTGAGCCCGCAGGAGATGCTGCGCAAGCGGACGGCGATCTTCAAGCACGAGTCGCAGAAGGACAAGGCGCTGTTCCCCGGCATCGATCCGCGCGAGTTCTGGCAGCGAGCGGAGGACCGGAACATGGCGACCGCGAAGTTGTACGACCAGCTCGGCCTGGCTGAGTACGAAGCGATCGAAGGCTTCGTCCGCTGGCATCCGACGGACGAGCCCGCCAAGGCCGCAGCCGCGGGCACGGCGTCGGCGAGCGTTTGA